One Dysidea avara chromosome 7, odDysAvar1.4, whole genome shotgun sequence genomic region harbors:
- the LOC136259843 gene encoding accumulation-associated protein-like, producing the protein MTHYNTRGMDANRGIPQDPGRTIQSRTPQGRGMDANRGTPQDPGQTSQSRIPQGRGMDANRGTPQGPDHSFQSQTPQGRVWMPTVTHFRIQVRPFNHRLHKAEVWMPTVAHLRDQITAFNHRLHKAEYGCQL; encoded by the exons ATGACCCATTACAATACtcgag gtatggatgccaaccgtggcatACCTCAGGATCCAGGtcggaccattcaatcacggactccacaaggccgag gtatggatgccaaccgtggcacacctcaggaTCCAGGTCAGACCAGTCAATCACGGAttccacaaggccgag gtatggatgccaaccgtggcacacctcagggACCAGATCACAGCTttcaatcacagactccacaaggccgag tatggatgccaactgTGACACACTTCAGGATCCAGGTCAGACCAttcaatcacagactccacaaggccgag gtatggatgccaaccgtggcacacctcagggACCAGATCACAGCTttcaatcacagactccacaaggccgag tatggatgccaactgTGA